A window from Chryseobacterium vaccae encodes these proteins:
- a CDS encoding efflux RND transporter periplasmic adaptor subunit, with protein MQRFFIQKSTILFLSLIVLAGCKKSNPNQSYQQQAPELPVETVKQGDASVSREYAASVEGVSNVEIRPQVTGYLSRIFVDEGDYVRAGQPLFKIEDQVFREQLKSAQAALITAQAALATSKIDLDRKKELLKNKMVSDIQVKEAEAAYNGARGAVSQAMSSIESTKINLNFSTIKAPVSGFIGRFNYRLGSLMTPSNQEPITLLSDIHEVYTYFSMSENDFNNFQKQNAGSSINEIIKNTPAVSLLLSGGEKYAQTGKIDAVEGQFNKTTGSITLRAKFSNPDNLLRSGNTGKIILDQFYSNVVLLPIASTRTIQDKIFVFTIKDGKAVMLPVEVNGKAGDNFIVSKGLKAGDQYIATGFDRLQPGTPVTAQKKNAQQKKS; from the coding sequence ATGCAGAGATTTTTTATCCAGAAATCCACTATCCTTTTCCTCTCGCTTATTGTTTTAGCGGGATGTAAGAAAAGTAACCCCAATCAGTCTTATCAGCAGCAGGCACCTGAGCTTCCGGTAGAAACGGTAAAGCAGGGAGACGCCTCTGTTTCCAGAGAATATGCTGCCTCGGTAGAAGGAGTTTCCAACGTAGAAATCCGTCCCCAGGTAACAGGCTATTTAAGCAGAATTTTTGTAGATGAAGGAGATTATGTAAGAGCGGGACAGCCCCTTTTCAAAATTGAGGATCAGGTATTCCGTGAACAGCTGAAAAGTGCACAGGCAGCCCTCATTACCGCACAGGCTGCATTAGCGACATCTAAAATAGACCTGGACCGTAAAAAAGAGCTGTTGAAAAACAAAATGGTTTCCGATATTCAGGTGAAAGAAGCGGAAGCTGCGTATAATGGAGCAAGAGGAGCTGTAAGCCAGGCGATGTCCTCCATTGAATCAACGAAGATTAATCTTAATTTCTCTACTATTAAAGCTCCTGTAAGCGGATTTATAGGAAGATTCAATTACCGTCTGGGAAGCCTGATGACACCTTCCAACCAGGAGCCGATCACCCTTCTATCCGATATTCATGAGGTATACACCTATTTCAGCATGAGTGAAAATGATTTCAATAATTTCCAGAAGCAGAATGCAGGAAGCAGTATTAATGAAATTATCAAAAATACGCCTGCGGTTTCTTTATTGCTTTCAGGAGGTGAGAAATATGCCCAGACCGGAAAAATTGATGCGGTGGAAGGCCAGTTCAACAAAACAACAGGTTCCATTACCTTAAGAGCGAAGTTCAGCAACCCGGACAATCTTCTGAGAAGCGGAAATACAGGGAAAATCATACTCGATCAGTTTTACAGCAATGTAGTTCTTCTTCCGATTGCATCCACAAGAACCATTCAGGATAAGATCTTCGTATTCACCATTAAAGATGGAAAAGCAGTGATGCTTCCGGTAGAAGTGAACGGAAAAGCAGGAGATAACTTTATTGTTTCAAAAGGTCTGAAAGCTGGTGACCAATACATTGCCACAGGATTCGACAGGCTGCAGCCGGGAACTCCCGTAACGGCACAGAAGAAAAATGCGCAACAGAAAAAATCGTAA
- a CDS encoding helix-turn-helix domain-containing protein, whose amino-acid sequence MPKKSAAALPEFVSIFTFEELLEQVEFDLRVKEFVVMEIDKASYAVKLNTPYRSDYFCIFLVQQGDIRFRLYDESYEVAKGDVVFCPMSETFWVEKIADDYKSKYIFFSMDFISQAGFNYKSNHVMKSLSSDPTHIIRNEPDLYRKMNFHLDELKALNNTEKDDYYFNEMIWHHFSLVIYEIDNYFKKIEKPHQVTLREDELTTSFFILVQEHFKEEHNVQFYADKLFISRKYLTKVINKTMFKSPRDIIHQVLAVEARLLLKNPNLNVGEVAAQLKFSDQASFSKFFKKHAGKSPLEYRKDDLY is encoded by the coding sequence ATGCCTAAAAAATCAGCAGCAGCATTACCGGAATTCGTTTCCATATTCACTTTTGAAGAGCTTCTCGAACAGGTGGAGTTTGATCTTCGTGTGAAAGAATTTGTAGTTATGGAGATTGATAAAGCCAGCTATGCTGTCAAACTGAATACCCCTTACCGTTCAGATTATTTCTGTATTTTTCTGGTGCAGCAGGGAGATATTCGTTTCAGACTTTATGATGAAAGCTATGAGGTGGCTAAAGGAGATGTTGTTTTCTGTCCCATGTCAGAAACATTCTGGGTAGAAAAGATTGCCGATGATTACAAATCCAAATATATTTTCTTTTCCATGGATTTTATTTCTCAGGCCGGGTTTAACTATAAGTCTAATCACGTAATGAAAAGCCTGTCATCAGATCCTACCCACATTATCAGGAACGAACCGGATCTGTACCGGAAAATGAACTTTCACCTGGATGAATTAAAAGCCCTGAATAATACAGAAAAAGATGATTATTACTTCAATGAAATGATCTGGCATCACTTCTCATTGGTGATCTATGAAATTGATAACTACTTCAAAAAAATAGAAAAACCACATCAGGTAACGCTCCGGGAAGATGAGCTTACTACCAGTTTTTTCATTCTGGTACAGGAGCATTTTAAAGAAGAGCATAATGTTCAGTTCTATGCAGATAAACTTTTTATCAGCCGTAAATACCTGACCAAAGTGATCAATAAAACCATGTTTAAATCTCCCAGAGACATTATTCATCAGGTACTGGCAGTAGAAGCCCGGCTATTGCTTAAAAACCCCAATCTGAATGTAGGAGAAGTGGCTGCACAGCTTAAATTCTCTGATCAGGCATCCTTCAGTAAATTTTTTAAAAAACATGCCGGAAAATCTCCGCTGGAATATCGTAAAGATGATTTGTATTGA
- a CDS encoding metallophosphoesterase: MKIQIISDLHQEFGFTDLDFSSADLVVLAGDINLGTKGIEWIKSKIQNKPVIYVLGNHEYYKGSYPKTLNKIKAAAENSSVFVLENSSVDIDGIRFHGATLWTDFSIFGNPVQYGMLCQSKMNDYKMIRRDPSYSKMRTIDTFKIHQFSKLWLKENLEESAGLKNIIVTHHAPSIKSVPEHYSKDPLTAAYASDLEDLIMDYEPLYWIHGHIHTPCRYKIGATEVICNPHGYIDEKYNGYDKELFVEV; this comes from the coding sequence ATGAAAATACAGATCATCAGCGATCTTCATCAGGAATTCGGATTTACTGATCTTGACTTCAGCAGTGCAGATCTTGTGGTGTTAGCGGGAGATATTAACCTGGGGACAAAAGGGATAGAATGGATCAAATCTAAGATTCAGAATAAGCCGGTCATCTATGTCTTGGGAAATCATGAATATTATAAAGGTTCCTATCCAAAAACACTGAATAAGATCAAAGCTGCAGCAGAAAACTCTTCTGTTTTTGTTCTTGAAAATTCCTCAGTAGATATTGACGGAATACGTTTTCACGGGGCCACACTCTGGACCGACTTTTCCATTTTTGGAAACCCCGTACAATACGGAATGCTTTGTCAGTCAAAAATGAACGACTACAAAATGATCCGCCGTGATCCTTCCTATTCAAAAATGAGGACCATTGACACCTTTAAAATTCATCAGTTTTCAAAACTTTGGCTGAAAGAAAACCTTGAAGAATCAGCGGGTCTGAAAAATATAATCGTTACCCACCACGCGCCAAGTATAAAATCCGTTCCTGAACATTACAGCAAAGATCCTCTTACAGCTGCTTACGCTTCTGACCTTGAGGATCTGATCATGGATTATGAGCCTTTATACTGGATTCACGGGCATATCCATACCCCGTGCAGATATAAGATCGGTGCCACCGAAGTCATTTGTAATCCTCACGGTTATATTGATGAAAAATACAACGGCTATGATAAAGAGCTTTTTGTTGAAGTATAA
- a CDS encoding GLPGLI family protein, whose protein sequence is MRNIIFLSLVLISGLGFSQKIHVKYLNVRSEIATLYEDLYIDNNKVMSRQDSLIQFRNQNTSSGTITAFKPSKITRAFYYMSTINKDQNTKDFFFTGTVNGNDPNDNYFIHDNVPKPIWTIEKSSRKKILGYECFKATTNFRGSNITAYFAKDLPYSAGPFKFYGLPGLILDIRVDNKAYNIWKAEKIEIDYKENINLTPSFKQYPKIEMNKFTELKDQLLLKNNKEIIETLPPGAKIQYSTNRLGIEKNFEWENKPTE, encoded by the coding sequence ATGAGAAACATTATATTTTTAAGCTTAGTATTAATATCGGGACTTGGGTTTTCACAAAAAATCCACGTAAAGTATTTAAACGTCCGCTCAGAGATTGCAACGCTTTATGAAGACCTATATATTGATAATAATAAAGTTATGTCAAGACAGGATTCACTTATTCAATTCAGAAATCAGAATACATCGAGCGGTACAATAACCGCTTTTAAGCCGTCAAAAATTACAAGAGCATTTTACTATATGTCTACTATAAACAAGGATCAGAACACAAAAGATTTTTTCTTTACTGGTACTGTAAATGGAAATGATCCTAATGATAACTATTTTATACATGATAATGTTCCCAAGCCGATATGGACCATAGAAAAAAGCAGCAGAAAGAAAATTTTAGGATATGAATGTTTTAAAGCCACTACGAATTTTAGAGGTTCAAATATAACTGCGTACTTTGCAAAAGATCTCCCTTATTCTGCTGGGCCATTTAAATTTTATGGTTTACCTGGACTTATTTTAGATATTAGAGTTGATAACAAGGCGTATAATATTTGGAAAGCAGAAAAGATCGAAATTGATTATAAAGAAAATATCAATTTAACACCGTCATTTAAACAATATCCAAAAATTGAAATGAACAAATTTACAGAGCTTAAAGACCAGCTACTTTTAAAAAATAATAAAGAAATTATAGAGACCCTTCCTCCAGGTGCCAAAATTCAATACAGCACCAATAGGTTAGGTATAGAGAAAAATTTTGAATGGGAAAATAAACCAACTGAATAA
- a CDS encoding MFS transporter, whose protein sequence is MDTRKNLILIIASVGTFVEALDIAIINLTIPSIQEQFGIGAATVQWLQTLYVLFFGGFLIIGGKLSDQIGRRKIFLIGALIFMLTSLGAGLSQSFEALAVFRALQGLGAALVMPSALSIVTNTFRGEQERNRAIGIFSSFAAIGSGSGLSVGGIISTYMSWHWVFLINVPILLITLIFAYRYLPLDEKNETTQKTDLVSGILLVLGLLSLTYGTHELIHIQEQPLLIVGSLVLSVLLLITVYRRLKSVSQPLIDLKLFRHRSLVVSNAVFFTLGAFFIGFLFLISLMLQKDMGHSAASAGLMLVPFSIMSALAAKFVLPHVSKRLSSSQMGVFGWSFMLFGALSLLLSVYIGHPLAVVLLGAACISGIGMTFCFTALSVMGIQDVEPSHYGVASSLSSTSYFLGAGIGLSFMTLMSQIFPSKYAVGDLSLMILIGYAVLALGMLLYFIFRSLKVRQTAVAVS, encoded by the coding sequence ATGGATACAAGGAAGAATTTAATATTAATTATTGCATCGGTGGGGACTTTTGTAGAAGCTTTGGATATTGCTATTATTAATTTAACCATTCCTTCTATCCAGGAGCAGTTCGGCATCGGAGCGGCCACAGTACAATGGCTGCAGACGCTATATGTATTATTTTTCGGTGGATTTCTGATCATTGGAGGTAAGCTTTCAGACCAGATAGGGCGTCGGAAAATATTTCTGATCGGAGCACTCATCTTTATGCTGACTTCATTAGGAGCGGGGCTTTCTCAGAGCTTTGAAGCATTAGCGGTATTCCGTGCCCTGCAGGGATTGGGAGCGGCATTGGTCATGCCTTCTGCTTTATCTATTGTAACCAACACCTTCAGAGGAGAACAGGAACGTAACCGGGCAATTGGTATTTTCAGTTCATTTGCCGCCATTGGTTCCGGAAGCGGGCTTTCCGTTGGTGGAATCATCAGTACCTACATGAGCTGGCATTGGGTTTTCCTGATTAATGTTCCTATTCTTCTGATCACTTTGATCTTTGCCTATCGTTATCTGCCATTAGATGAGAAAAATGAAACGACACAGAAAACGGATCTTGTTTCAGGAATCCTGCTTGTACTGGGACTGTTAAGCCTTACCTACGGAACTCATGAATTGATTCACATTCAGGAACAGCCTTTGCTGATTGTGGGTTCACTGGTGTTGTCAGTTCTGCTTTTGATAACAGTTTATAGAAGACTGAAATCTGTCTCCCAGCCGCTGATCGATCTGAAACTGTTCAGACATAGATCGCTTGTTGTCTCCAATGCAGTATTCTTTACTTTAGGGGCCTTTTTTATCGGATTTTTATTCCTTATTTCCCTGATGCTTCAGAAAGATATGGGACATAGTGCAGCATCTGCGGGGTTAATGCTGGTTCCATTCAGCATTATGTCAGCACTGGCAGCAAAATTTGTACTGCCTCATGTATCCAAAAGACTGAGCTCTTCCCAAATGGGAGTTTTCGGATGGAGTTTTATGCTGTTTGGAGCTTTATCTTTATTGTTGTCTGTCTATATTGGACATCCTCTGGCTGTAGTATTATTGGGAGCCGCCTGTATTTCCGGAATAGGAATGACCTTCTGCTTTACCGCCCTTTCGGTGATGGGAATTCAGGATGTTGAACCTTCTCATTACGGGGTAGCTTCAAGTTTAAGTTCTACAAGCTACTTCCTGGGCGCAGGAATCGGACTTTCATTCATGACTCTGATGAGCCAGATCTTTCCATCAAAATATGCAGTAGGAGATCTGAGCCTGATGATTCTGATTGGTTATGCAGTTTTGGCATTGGGAATGTTGTTGTACTTTATATTCAGAAGCTTAAAAGTAAGGCAGACTGCCGTTGCAGTTTCATAA
- a CDS encoding Lrp/AsnC family transcriptional regulator, with product MTTDSYTPDEKDLFILRLLQKDAKMSVRDISARINLSPTPTHERIKRMEKTGIIKEYTAVLDRKKVNKGMMVICMIALNVHNKKTAGKFIEEVGKLKEVVEFYNISGDFDFMLKILAPNMDEFHEFFINKLSEIEGIGQTKSIFVMNSIKESVQII from the coding sequence ATGACTACAGACTCATACACTCCTGACGAAAAAGATCTTTTTATTCTTCGTCTGCTGCAAAAAGATGCTAAAATGAGCGTGCGTGATATCTCTGCAAGAATCAACCTGAGTCCTACTCCAACTCATGAGCGGATTAAACGAATGGAAAAAACAGGGATTATTAAAGAATACACCGCTGTTCTTGACCGAAAAAAAGTAAATAAAGGCATGATGGTGATCTGCATGATTGCTTTGAATGTTCATAACAAAAAAACCGCAGGAAAGTTTATTGAGGAAGTCGGAAAACTGAAAGAAGTGGTTGAGTTTTATAATATCAGCGGTGATTTTGATTTCATGCTGAAGATCCTGGCTCCCAATATGGATGAGTTCCACGAATTTTTCATCAACAAGCTTTCAGAGATTGAAGGCATCGGGCAAACCAAGAGTATTTTTGTTATGAACAGCATTAAAGAAAGTGTACAGATTATCTAG
- a CDS encoding DUF262 domain-containing protein, translated as MLDHQYSTFWEIVTGIGIEIPAIQRDYAQGRDSGRIPVIRRKFITALLSALENSSPLRLDFVYGKIYGEKNEEEIRKNTSAITSLLKSIRDYADSIDLIVPETGVTTKSNDNGQSVFLIPLDGQQRLTALFLIHWFVLSKLGNRDQLGLLKRFRYKTRKSTELFIEMLCSKDVKFLFEDSLKEEIVNHETFSNTWLDDPTVKSMLNVLEEIHRYFKKKTELPDYQLIWNNLTGQEILHFDFLNLKNFSLSDDLYVKMNARGKELSEFENFKAWLFGKIEHEKWVSEERWEKDSLKFDVEWNDLFWTYKKETVFEIDMAYFNFFKIVYVTDLVLKTDLVNSAFKEGKNREVIEDIMNNTADFDFEMIYQNDFKDKLGCYFDVLNYCSENIFEMEDYGGEVSGFFRFLFNNTSKIAWTDLIKNYSIIAFIEANSDSAFDKDHFNEYYRVLSNLYNNQTFDSPQLYKNALRDIKKINRYIKEHNRNTHQWLSDVNANTFISVFTKDQIEEEILKSELINSESDKTSEDSWNALIRKAEAHPYFKGKIGFLLKMSNNDKDLFRTYSKKIEPLFENDILNNKDYLLQRALLTFGNYFGSKGRGKRSFFKNDGETYRSRRENWLGFLTDSKKNQILISLVDDPLYDDSDIKNSLQLIIDRYIRQNPETTYISQKLSDLKYHQLYIYCKKLFKYGDYGFIRLANEKYGYQLNASTTGGYFNDLLCEYMKFTYFHDNDAVLSRRTKGWENSPSILVGNESLKLVPYEDVFIAEDEETGNETGRFQSFDEVIDYIKKISLAMVEP; from the coding sequence ATGCTTGATCATCAATATAGTACATTTTGGGAAATAGTAACCGGTATAGGAATCGAAATTCCTGCCATACAGAGAGATTATGCACAAGGGAGAGATAGTGGCAGAATTCCGGTGATCAGAAGGAAATTTATCACAGCACTGTTGTCCGCATTGGAGAACAGCAGTCCGTTAAGACTTGATTTCGTCTATGGGAAAATTTATGGGGAAAAGAATGAGGAGGAGATCCGGAAAAACACATCGGCTATTACATCGCTTCTAAAAAGTATCCGGGATTATGCGGACAGTATTGATCTTATTGTTCCGGAAACTGGTGTTACTACCAAAAGCAATGATAACGGACAAAGTGTATTTCTGATTCCATTAGATGGGCAGCAGAGACTTACGGCTTTGTTTCTGATCCATTGGTTTGTTCTTTCAAAGTTGGGGAACAGAGATCAGCTGGGGCTGCTGAAAAGATTTAGGTATAAAACCAGAAAAAGCACAGAACTTTTTATAGAAATGCTTTGCAGCAAAGATGTTAAATTTCTCTTTGAAGATTCACTGAAAGAAGAGATCGTTAATCATGAAACATTTTCTAATACATGGCTGGATGATCCTACTGTAAAATCTATGCTGAATGTGCTGGAAGAAATACACCGTTACTTTAAAAAGAAGACTGAGCTGCCGGATTATCAACTGATCTGGAACAACCTTACAGGCCAGGAAATTCTGCATTTTGATTTTCTTAATCTTAAAAACTTCAGTCTGTCTGATGATTTGTACGTGAAAATGAATGCCCGCGGAAAAGAGCTTAGTGAATTTGAAAACTTTAAAGCCTGGCTGTTTGGAAAGATTGAACATGAAAAATGGGTCAGTGAAGAAAGGTGGGAAAAAGATTCCCTGAAGTTTGATGTTGAATGGAATGATCTGTTCTGGACTTACAAGAAGGAAACGGTTTTTGAAATAGACATGGCCTACTTTAATTTCTTTAAAATTGTATACGTAACCGACCTGGTGTTAAAAACCGATTTGGTTAATTCTGCTTTTAAAGAAGGTAAAAATAGAGAGGTTATTGAGGATATTATGAATAATACGGCAGATTTCGATTTTGAAATGATTTATCAGAATGATTTCAAAGATAAACTTGGATGTTATTTTGATGTTTTAAATTACTGTTCAGAAAATATTTTCGAAATGGAAGATTATGGAGGAGAAGTTTCCGGGTTTTTCAGATTCCTGTTTAATAATACATCGAAAATAGCATGGACTGATTTGATTAAAAATTATAGTATTATAGCTTTCATAGAAGCCAATTCTGATTCGGCTTTTGATAAAGACCATTTTAATGAATATTACAGGGTGTTATCTAATTTATATAACAATCAAACTTTTGATAGTCCCCAACTTTATAAAAATGCTCTGAGAGATATAAAAAAAATAAATAGATATATTAAGGAACATAATAGGAACACTCATCAATGGCTTTCAGATGTCAATGCGAATACATTCATATCTGTTTTCACTAAAGATCAGATAGAAGAGGAGATTTTAAAATCAGAATTAATCAATTCAGAATCTGATAAGACCTCTGAAGATTCATGGAATGCATTAATCCGTAAAGCAGAAGCACATCCTTATTTTAAAGGAAAAATCGGATTCCTGCTGAAAATGTCCAATAATGATAAAGATCTGTTTAGAACATATAGCAAAAAAATAGAACCGTTATTTGAAAACGATATTTTGAATAATAAAGATTATCTGCTGCAAAGAGCTTTATTAACCTTTGGGAACTATTTCGGAAGTAAGGGCAGAGGTAAAAGATCATTTTTCAAAAATGATGGTGAAACATATAGATCCAGAAGAGAAAACTGGCTGGGGTTCCTTACAGATAGCAAAAAAAATCAAATACTGATCTCTTTAGTTGATGATCCGCTCTATGATGATTCGGATATAAAGAACTCTTTGCAACTGATAATAGATCGGTATATCAGACAAAATCCGGAAACAACTTATATAAGTCAAAAGCTGTCAGACTTAAAATATCATCAGCTGTATATCTATTGTAAGAAATTATTTAAATATGGAGATTATGGTTTTATAAGGCTGGCTAATGAAAAATATGGTTACCAATTAAATGCAAGCACTACAGGTGGCTATTTTAACGATCTGCTCTGTGAATATATGAAGTTTACCTATTTCCATGATAATGATGCTGTCCTATCCCGTCGTACCAAAGGCTGGGAAAACAGTCCGTCAATCCTTGTCGGTAATGAAAGTTTGAAGCTGGTTCCTTATGAAGATGTTTTTATTGCTGAAGATGAAGAGACGGGTAATGAAACTGGGCGTTTTCAGAGCTTTGATGAAGTTATAGATTATATTAAAAAAATTAGTCTGGCTATGGTTGAGCCATAA
- a CDS encoding DUF262 domain-containing protein has product MKDNTLLLMPVRGLNNKSFIIEKYQRGYKWGKKEILELLNDINEYDDTKGIYCIQPVILKPLGIDKQEYEGNSLSLENEVIDGQQRMTTIYILLHYLRSLGAYEDIIRYSIHYKIREKSGEFLSKKLTEMFSYIPSQINEDLLEDKNYKKYVAEANNSWKDFVTANRHFDNVDIYHFFIVGYYIKNWFEQCLESDKQKCFIEKLLHHVHVIWYSLDDAVSDHGVIDVFLNNNKGKISLTTSELIKALFILDISNKESKAVAEYKINRFALEWDQVEKKLQDDTFWYFIQPDSERYNKGTRIDYLFDLKLKQNSRNDDTLAYRKYEKFFDELKDDREGAFQAKWDEIIQLFNKLVDWYNDSFFFHYIGYLTVTGLSSLQDILDLSKGKTKKVFQENLKDRVKEKFGKTFRKDDRDILAYAVENLHYDDFYKQTQNVLLLYNVLYYVDKMSANKFPFELYVNEKWSIEHIVPQKPKNLEDFEQYRFWIKDQLEYRKENTEISDAEKTILDELENKNSFEELKKDKELQDQVDKLIESFEDKTHLISNLVLLDRNTNSSLSNHLFKTKRNKILEFDREGRNDDDKPVFIPVETLNAFNKTFSENLKLEQWSGEDGEKYKSSIAERLEYFLPTINS; this is encoded by the coding sequence ATGAAAGATAATACACTGCTTTTGATGCCTGTTCGCGGATTAAACAACAAAAGTTTTATCATAGAAAAATACCAGCGGGGATATAAATGGGGTAAGAAAGAGATTCTTGAACTGTTAAATGATATTAATGAATATGATGATACAAAAGGAATCTACTGTATACAACCTGTAATTCTGAAGCCGCTGGGAATCGATAAACAGGAATATGAAGGAAATAGTCTGTCTCTCGAAAATGAAGTGATTGACGGGCAGCAGAGGATGACAACAATTTATATTTTACTGCATTATCTCCGTTCTCTTGGTGCGTATGAAGACATCATCCGGTATTCTATTCATTATAAAATCCGGGAAAAAAGCGGAGAGTTTCTTTCTAAGAAGCTTACTGAAATGTTCAGTTATATCCCTTCACAAATCAATGAGGATCTATTAGAAGATAAGAATTATAAAAAATATGTAGCTGAAGCCAATAACAGCTGGAAAGATTTTGTAACGGCAAACAGACATTTTGATAATGTAGACATTTATCATTTTTTTATCGTTGGATATTATATAAAAAACTGGTTTGAACAGTGCCTGGAAAGTGATAAACAGAAATGTTTTATCGAAAAACTGCTTCATCATGTTCATGTAATATGGTATTCTTTAGATGATGCTGTAAGTGATCATGGAGTTATTGACGTTTTTCTGAACAACAATAAAGGAAAAATATCTTTAACAACTTCCGAATTGATTAAAGCGCTGTTTATTCTGGATATTTCAAATAAAGAAAGCAAAGCCGTTGCCGAATATAAGATCAATCGTTTTGCTCTGGAGTGGGATCAGGTAGAAAAAAAGCTTCAGGATGATACATTCTGGTACTTTATACAGCCTGATTCAGAGAGATATAACAAAGGAACCCGAATTGATTATCTGTTTGATTTAAAACTGAAACAAAATTCCCGTAATGATGATACTTTAGCTTACCGCAAATATGAAAAGTTTTTCGATGAGCTAAAAGATGACAGGGAAGGAGCATTCCAGGCAAAATGGGATGAAATTATACAGCTCTTCAATAAACTGGTAGATTGGTATAATGATTCATTTTTCTTTCATTATATAGGTTATTTAACGGTGACGGGCTTAAGCAGTCTTCAGGATATTCTGGATTTAAGCAAAGGAAAAACCAAAAAGGTTTTCCAGGAGAACCTTAAAGACAGAGTCAAAGAGAAATTTGGAAAAACATTCAGAAAAGACGATCGTGATATTCTGGCTTATGCTGTAGAAAATCTTCATTATGATGATTTTTACAAACAAACCCAAAACGTACTTCTTTTGTATAATGTTCTCTATTATGTAGATAAAATGTCAGCGAATAAATTTCCGTTTGAGCTGTATGTCAATGAGAAATGGAGCATAGAACATATTGTTCCGCAGAAACCCAAAAACCTTGAAGATTTTGAACAGTATAGATTCTGGATTAAAGATCAGCTGGAATACAGAAAAGAAAATACGGAAATTTCTGATGCTGAAAAAACGATTCTAGATGAGCTGGAAAACAAAAACAGCTTTGAAGAACTTAAAAAAGATAAAGAACTGCAGGATCAGGTAGATAAGCTTATAGAGTCCTTTGAAGATAAAACACACCTGATATCAAATCTGGTACTTCTTGACCGGAATACCAACAGTTCATTAAGCAATCATCTGTTTAAAACAAAAAGAAACAAGATATTGGAATTTGACAGAGAGGGAAGGAATGATGATGATAAACCTGTATTCATTCCTGTAGAAACTCTTAATGCCTTTAATAAAACCTTTTCAGAAAATCTTAAGCTGGAACAGTGGTCGGGAGAAGACGGCGAAAAATATAAAAGTTCTATTGCAGAAAGATTAGAATACTTTTTACCAACAATTAATTCTTAA
- a CDS encoding siderophore-interacting protein: protein MPSLPKWINDTVENVWSSKFKECTVTHIESVSENLRRLRFSTDLINVDFEPAYAIGIRVNERDFRNYSLLNFNKTEGTFDVVFHLHDTDAVGSRFINGLSSGDSIKILMPRGKRFFEPDAKIHFSIGDETSLGSSLSIKQTAEETGGSFVCLHELEDPAALEIFGLFGYHTPKNSPLEIIEALNDFLRDEKETIHNDEVIFYLTGNGNTMSLVRKFLKAKGVAHKCIRSQAYWIEGKKGL, encoded by the coding sequence ATGCCAAGTTTGCCAAAATGGATCAATGACACTGTAGAAAATGTCTGGTCCTCAAAATTTAAAGAATGCACGGTTACCCATATAGAGTCTGTTTCAGAGAACCTTCGCAGACTTCGTTTCAGCACCGATCTGATTAATGTTGATTTTGAACCTGCCTATGCCATCGGAATCCGGGTGAATGAAAGGGACTTCCGGAATTACTCACTACTGAACTTTAACAAAACAGAAGGAACTTTTGATGTGGTATTTCATCTTCATGATACCGATGCTGTAGGAAGCCGTTTTATCAACGGTTTATCTTCCGGAGATTCCATAAAAATCCTTATGCCCAGAGGAAAACGCTTTTTTGAGCCCGATGCTAAAATCCATTTTTCCATTGGTGATGAAACCTCGTTGGGAAGTTCTCTTTCTATTAAACAAACGGCTGAAGAAACAGGTGGTTCTTTTGTCTGTCTTCACGAACTTGAAGATCCTGCCGCTTTGGAAATATTCGGACTTTTCGGATACCACACTCCCAAAAATTCCCCATTGGAAATTATAGAAGCCCTAAATGACTTTCTGAGAGATGAAAAAGAAACCATTCATAATGATGAGGTTATATTTTATCTCACCGGAAACGGAAACACCATGTCCCTGGTCCGAAAATTCCTGAAAGCAAAAGGAGTTGCTCATAAATGCATCCGGTCACAGGCTTACTGGATCGAGGGAAAGAAAGGATTGTGA